DNA sequence from the candidate division TA06 bacterium genome:
TACTGAGGCGGGGCCTCAACTTAGGCGGCTGGCAGGGCGGCAGGGGGGCGGGGGTGGGCGGAATTTCGCAGTTTCGAAAGGGGGAAGCGTGGGGATGGGTCACGGCCAGGTGTCGGTCCGAAAGTGCTTGACAGGGGTCTGAGGCAATGCTAAATTGATGGCATGAAGATGAAATGTCAGAAATGCGGGAAGGTGCTTGACTCGGGCGACGTGGCGTATCACCTTGCTATTTCAGTGTTTGCAGATTTTGACGCTGCAGAACTTGCAGAAGATTTAAATATGGACTTACAGGAGGTTATCCAGAACCTGAGAGATTCGACAAAGGGACTTCCTGCTGATCTCATTGAGGAGGAGATACACAAGGAGTTCGATTTTATTCTCTGTTCGAGGTGCAAAGAGATTTTCTGTGCAAATCCATTGAATCTTCCTCTGAGAGGCTTGAAAATCCCTGACTCGGTCCCGGACCCTGGCGACCAGTAGATCCTACCGTACATGGGCTTGTGAGGGGCGGTAGATGGAGCACTCTGATTTCTGCCACCTACATGTTCACACCGACTACAGTCTGCTAGACGGCGCATGCAAAATTGAAAGCATCGTGGCAAAAGCCAAGGAATGGCGCCTGCCTGCACTGGCTATTACCGACCACGGCAACCTTTTCGGTGCAGTTGACTTCTACAGAAAGGCTGAAAAGGCTGGAATAAAGCCAATCATCGGGTCTGAAGTCTATGTTGCCGTCGGCAAGAGGACTGATAGAGTACCGGTCAAAGGAATCCAACACTCCTCTTTTCATCTTCTTCTGCTGGCCAAAGACGACGTAGGGTATAAGAACCTGATGAAGCTTTCGAGTGCAGGTTACCTCGAGGGGTTCTATTACAGGCCGAGGGTGGACAAAGAGCTTCTCTCTCAGCATGCAAATGGGCTTATCGCAACATCAGCGTGCCTGCGGGGCGAGGTGTCTCACAACATACTAAACGGGGACCTCGAAGAGGCACGGAAAAGAGCATCGGAATATGTTGACATTTTCGGCGAGGACAACTTCTTCTTGGAGCTCATGGATGTTGGTATGGCCGAAAACAAGATAGTGAACAGGGGATTGCTGAAGATTGCAGAGGAACTCTCCATTCCTTTGGTTGCTACCAACGACTGCCACTACATTGAGGAGAGGGACGCAAAGGCTCATGATGTCCTTCTGTGCTTGCAGACAGGGAAAGACATAGATGACAAGAACAGACTGAGGTTTAGAACAAATGAATTCTACTTCAAATCACCGCAGCAGATGAAAGACCTTTTTGCCGAGGTTCCGGTGGCGATCCAGAGTACCGTGGGCATAGCGGAACGGTGCAATCTCACCCTCGACCTGGGAACTGCCAGAACGTTTATGCCCCACTTCTCTCTTCCAGACGGGTATGAAAGTAACAGCGCCTATTTGTGCTATCTTGCCAGAAAAGGGATAACCGAACGTTATCCAAAGGTGACATCAGCAATCGAAGAGAGGTTGGAGTATGAACTGAACGTGATAGACAAGATGGGTTTTGCCGGATATTTCCTGATTATCAAGGACCTGGTTGACACGGCAAAAAGAAAAGGTATACCTGTTGGGCCTGGCAGAGGTTCTGACGTGGGGAGTCTGGTCTTCTACGGGCTGTCCATAACTGAGGTAGACCCTCTCGAGCACAATCTCCTTTTTGAAAGGTTCCTTAACCCGGAAAGAATATCAATGCCAGATGTGGACATTGATTTTGGCGACGAGCGGCGGGACGAAATGATTCGCTATACTATGGAGAAGTACGGCGAGGACTCTGTCTCTCACATCATAACATTTGGAACAATGGCAGCCCGTGCGTCGATAAGAGATGTGGGGAGGGTGCTGAAGGTACCGTATGGGGAGGTTGACAGGATTGCCAAGTTGATACCCACCGAGCCAGGAATGACTATTGAAAGGGCTCTCAAGAGCAGTCCTGAGCTGAAGAGCCTCATTGATTCGAGTGAAGACTATCAGGAGCTCGTAGAAATCGCTCAGAGGCTTGAGGGCTTGGCGCGCCATGCTTCAACTCATGCGGCAGGAATTGTCATAGCTCCCGGAAAACTGACAGATTTTGTGCCTTTATATAAGAGCAACGACGGGGGCATCTGTACTCAGTACTCAATGAAATCAGTCGAGGAGATTGGCCTTCTTAAGATCGATTTCCTTGGACTACGGACGCTGACAGTCATCGAGAAGTGCGCGGACTCCATTCGCAAACGTGGTGTGCAGATAGACATACAGAAACTGCCCCTTGACGATGGGGAGACTTTTGAAGTTTTGAAGAAAGGGGAGACCCTGGGCGTGTTCCAACTTGAAAGTTCGGGTATGAGAGAAATTCTCTGCAAACTGAAGCCATCGGCCTTCAGTGACCTGGTTGCTGTGCTCTCGCTGTACCGGCCGGGCCCATTGGGTGGAACACAAATAGACGAGTTCGTAGACAGAAAAAACGGGAAGAAACCGATTGTATATGAACATCCTGACCTTGAAAGCATCCTCAAGGAGACATACGGGATCATACTTTATCAGGAACAGGTGATGCAGATTGCTTCAAAATTGGGTGGTTTCACTCTGGGGCAGGCGGACATATTGAGAAGGGCGATGGGAAAGAAGCAGGCATCAGTCATGGAAGAGAAGAGGCGAGCTTTTGTAGACGGTGCGAAGGAGAACAAGATTGATTCGAGGAAGGCCAACAGAATCTTTGATTTGATGGCACAGTTTGCTGGCTATGGGTTCAATAAGTCGCACAGCGCAGGGTATGCACTTATCTCCTTTCAGACCGCCTACCTTAAAGCCCACTATCCAGTGGAGTTTGTGGCTGCCAGTCTTTCCAGCGAAATGGGTTCATCAGACAGACTGGATATCCTTCTGAAGGAGTGCAAGAGGATGGGGATTCAGGTTAGCAGTCCGGACATCAACACCTGTTTCTACCATTTCGTTCCCCACAAAGAAAGTATGTTGTTCGGCTTGGGGTCCGTGAAGAACACCGGCAGAGGTGCCATAGAGGCGATAATTGAAGCCCGGGAGAAAGAGGGTCCGTTTAAGAACCTATTCGATTTCGCAGAGAAGATCAACACCAGGGCTGTCAACAGAAGAGTTGCGGAAAACCTGATAAAGGCTGGCGCAATGGACAATTTGGGTGCTGACCGGGCCAACCTTCTGGCCTCAGTGCAGAAAGCATTCGAGCTTGGTGTGGCATCTCGCAAGCGAAAACAACACGGTCAGGCCAGCCTTTTCGGCGATCAGTTTGACTCTTCGCAAACAGAGAAGCCGGAACAGGCGACACCGTGGTCTTTGGTTGAGAATCTTTCTGCTGAGAAGGAGTCGCTGGGGTTCTATCTGTCGGGCCATCCACTCGAACAGTTCAAATATGAGGTAGAATCGTTGACAACAAGTTCCTCTTCAAACCTGGACTCGCTGAAAGAGGGAGCTCCGGTGGTGCTGGCCGGAGTTGTAGTTGGTAAAAGGGTCATAAGGGACAGGAGAGGAAACCACATGGCATTTGTCAAGATTGCGGACTTTGAAGGAGAGGTGGAAGCTGTTTTCTTCTCCGACATCTACGACAAGATCAAATCTCAACTTGCTGATGAAATACCGCTGCTTTTACGAGCTCGGAAGTCGGGAGGAAACGCCAAGGTCATTGCAGACAAGGCAATACTCCTTCAGGATGCGAAGGAAAAACTGATAAATGGAATAACCATAAACATAGACTCATCCAAGGCTTGTGGGGATACTCTCAGAAGACTCAAGCAACTTCTGGTTCTTCATCCAGGAGACCTTCCGGTCACATTCTCTGTGAGTGGAAAGGATGTGGCTGGGGTGACCCTTCGATCCAAGAGCCTGAATGTTTCCCTTTCACATGATTTGCTCGACTCCATAGAGGGAATTCTAGGGGGCAAGAGTGTAAGGTTGAAGGCGAAGAAGATCTGAAGTGGGGTGGAAGATGAGGGTTGTGACCGGGTTGTGTGTAGTGGTGGTACTTCTGGCGCCTGAATTCGCCTGGGATCAGGGGATTCGCCCGATAGAATTGGTGGACACTCCGACTCCCTGGTCCCTGCCGAGGGCAAGTTTCGCTCTGAACTTGAGGATGCAGCCTGCTGGAAGTATGCTTTTCGGGGTCGATGTGGGACTCTTTGAGGAGCTATTGATAGGTGTTTCATATGGGGGTGATCAAATCATAGGGTATGGTGAGCCGGATTTCAATCCGCGTGTGGAATTCCATGCGAAGTACATGATCTTGGAAGAACAACCCCAGACACCTTCTTTCTCTCTGGGTTTCAACTCACAGGGTTATGCAGGATATTTTAGATCGCCAGACAGATACAGGATAAAGTCAAAGGGGTTCTACGGAGTTGTAGGCAAGAGTCTTCCATTTCATGGGAGGTTTTCGATCCAGGGAGGGATCAACTACAGCCTGGAAACGGATGATGACGATGATGAACCCAGTCTATTCATAGGGATGGAACAGACCCTGGG
Encoded proteins:
- a CDS encoding DNA polymerase III subunit alpha, whose amino-acid sequence is MEHSDFCHLHVHTDYSLLDGACKIESIVAKAKEWRLPALAITDHGNLFGAVDFYRKAEKAGIKPIIGSEVYVAVGKRTDRVPVKGIQHSSFHLLLLAKDDVGYKNLMKLSSAGYLEGFYYRPRVDKELLSQHANGLIATSACLRGEVSHNILNGDLEEARKRASEYVDIFGEDNFFLELMDVGMAENKIVNRGLLKIAEELSIPLVATNDCHYIEERDAKAHDVLLCLQTGKDIDDKNRLRFRTNEFYFKSPQQMKDLFAEVPVAIQSTVGIAERCNLTLDLGTARTFMPHFSLPDGYESNSAYLCYLARKGITERYPKVTSAIEERLEYELNVIDKMGFAGYFLIIKDLVDTAKRKGIPVGPGRGSDVGSLVFYGLSITEVDPLEHNLLFERFLNPERISMPDVDIDFGDERRDEMIRYTMEKYGEDSVSHIITFGTMAARASIRDVGRVLKVPYGEVDRIAKLIPTEPGMTIERALKSSPELKSLIDSSEDYQELVEIAQRLEGLARHASTHAAGIVIAPGKLTDFVPLYKSNDGGICTQYSMKSVEEIGLLKIDFLGLRTLTVIEKCADSIRKRGVQIDIQKLPLDDGETFEVLKKGETLGVFQLESSGMREILCKLKPSAFSDLVAVLSLYRPGPLGGTQIDEFVDRKNGKKPIVYEHPDLESILKETYGIILYQEQVMQIASKLGGFTLGQADILRRAMGKKQASVMEEKRRAFVDGAKENKIDSRKANRIFDLMAQFAGYGFNKSHSAGYALISFQTAYLKAHYPVEFVAASLSSEMGSSDRLDILLKECKRMGIQVSSPDINTCFYHFVPHKESMLFGLGSVKNTGRGAIEAIIEAREKEGPFKNLFDFAEKINTRAVNRRVAENLIKAGAMDNLGADRANLLASVQKAFELGVASRKRKQHGQASLFGDQFDSSQTEKPEQATPWSLVENLSAEKESLGFYLSGHPLEQFKYEVESLTTSSSSNLDSLKEGAPVVLAGVVVGKRVIRDRRGNHMAFVKIADFEGEVEAVFFSDIYDKIKSQLADEIPLLLRARKSGGNAKVIADKAILLQDAKEKLINGITINIDSSKACGDTLRRLKQLLVLHPGDLPVTFSVSGKDVAGVTLRSKSLNVSLSHDLLDSIEGILGGKSVRLKAKKI